One window of the Falco biarmicus isolate bFalBia1 chromosome Z, bFalBia1.pri, whole genome shotgun sequence genome contains the following:
- the CD180 gene encoding LOW QUALITY PROTEIN: CD180 antigen (The sequence of the model RefSeq protein was modified relative to this genomic sequence to represent the inferred CDS: inserted 10 bases in 7 codons; deleted 1 base in 1 codon; substituted 3 bases at 3 genomic stop codons), with product MAILANRATRVLTSPQAERFRASWQDIAKAAAPTRPQGPTAPGGLREEGADAALAVPGLPTAPRFTTYFPQITVNKRCICEGLGLREIPEKLPVTTENLDFSFNVLSSLQNSTFSELKSLMYLDSIRCQIIRVXDSTFHSNRQLQTIVLSGNLFMLLSDTAFAGLWSPKQLVXMQMGITSMSFVPITNLDSLDTLILGSNHIFSLQLPPNCPTQNLKYLDFQMSNIKAITAADVHILQKTSNVTLIFKGNNITYIEPGAFQFHFYSLDFGGCADIPGVLVATQNSTAQILWLGALXGVEKEPYISPXVLHGLCKMSVRDLYLQXRHFRNLNADTIQCLTRLQKLDXQLSALPTSISSMTLLVELVLNVNSFEHLCTISSAACPSLTHLHXGNLQVLQLGSGCLENLAKLQHLNLSKSHTESFECCDKAFSGLSSLQYLNLSHNIKLHPQDIVIRDGANLELLDLAXTPLRIDILEGPFXNLHLLQVLNLSSSHINNSVQHPFPGLEKLMLLDLSQNNFELGIMPKDKLFQQLSNXEVLVLSSCELTAISDQAFHSLKKLQHIDLSHNRITALSTEAFSNLKSIYLNFAHNRICIVPHDKLVSLAGHCIINLSYNPLDCTCSNIGSITWYKQSLDKIENPEGTRCSEPKLLAGAQLATVLPSCEINTARIIVVVLAMLSCGAIFIWGAHYFKQNYQ from the exons ATGGCCATATTGGCCAACCGTGCAACACGTGTGCTGACTTCCCCACAAGCAGAACGCTTCCGAGCTTCCTGGCAGGATATTGCCAAAGCGGCAGCTCCCACGCGGCCCCAGGGACCCACCGCTCCGGGCGGGCTGCGTGAGGAGGGGGCCGACGCGGCgctggctgtgcctgggctCCCCACCGCACCTCG TTTCACTACGTATTTTCCACAGATTACAGTAAATAAACGCTGTATCTGTGAAGGTTTAGGACTGAGGGAGATTCCTGAAAAACTACCTGTCACAACAGAAAACCTTGACTTCAGCTTCAACGTACTCTCTTCCCTCCAGAATTCAACCTTCTCTGAGCTCAAGTCTCTTATGTACTTGGACTCAATAAG GTGTCAAATCATCCGGG ATGACAGTACCTTTCacagcaacaggcagctgcagacaATTGTGCTGTCTGGAAACCTGTTCATGCTCCTCTCTGACACAGCGTTTGCTGGCCTATGGTCCCCGAAGCAGCTTGT AATGCAGATGGGAATAACCAGTATGTCCTTTGTTCCAATAACAAATCTGGACAGCTTGGATACCCTCATCTTGGGCAGCAACCACATCTTTTCGCTGCAGCTTCCTCCCAACTGTCCCACTCAAAACCTCAAATATCTTGACTTTCAAATGAGTAACATAAAGGCAATCACAGCAGCAGATGTTCACATCCTGCAGAAGACCAGCAATGTAACTCTCATCTTTAAAGGCAACAACATTACATACATTGAACCTGGAGCTTTCCAGTTCCATTTCTACAGTTTGGACTTTGGGGGCTGTGCTGACATCCCTGGGGTCCTGGTGGCAACACAGAACTCCACAGCCCAGATCCTCTGGCTAGGAGCACTTTAGGGTGTGGAAAAGGAGCCCTACATAAGCC ATGTTTTACATGGTCTATGTAAAATGTCTGTCAGGGATCTCTATCTGC CTCGGCACTTCAGAAACCTAAACGCTGACACGATTCAGTGCTTGACCAGGCTTCAAAAGCTGGA CCAGCTCAGCGCACTGCCCACCAGCATCAGCAGCATGACCTTGCTAGTGGAGTTAGTTCTCAATGTGAACTCCTTTGAGCACCTCTGCAccatcagctctgctgcctgcccctcccTCACGCACCTCCA GGGGAACTTgcaggtcctgcagctgggctctggCTGTTTGGAGAATCTGGCAAAGCTTCAACATCTCAATTTAAGTAAGAGTCACACTGAAAGCTTTGAGTGCTGTGACAAAGCCTTCAGTGGTTTAAGTAGTCTTCAGTACCTGAATCTGAGCCACAACATAAAGCTTCACCCCCAAGACATAGTCATTAGGGATGGTGCTAACCTGGAGCTGTTGGACCTAG TTACACCTCTTCGCATCGACATTTTAGAGGGTCCTTTCTGAAATCTGCATCTCTTGCAAGTGCTGAATCTTTCCTCCTCCCATATTAACAATAGTGTTCAGCACCCCTTTCCAGGTCTGGAAAAGCTCATGCTCTTGGACCTTAGTCAAAATAACTTTGAATTGGGGATCATGCCAAAGGACAAACTGTTCCAACAGCTATCCAATTAAGAGGTGCTAGTTTTATCATCCTGTGAACTGACAGCAATAAGTGACCAAGCATTTCACAGCCTCAAGAAGTTACAGCACATTGATCTGAGTCACAACAGAATTACTGCGCTCAGCACAGAAGCATTTTCAAACCTCAAGAGCATCTACCTCAATTTTGCCCACAACAGGATCTGTATTGTACCACATGACAAGCTAGTGTCTCTTGCTGGCCATTGCATAATCAATTTAAGTTACAATCCTCTGGACTGCACCTGCTCCAATATTGGTTCAATTACCTGGTACAAGCAGAGTCTGGATAAAATTGAAAACCCTGAAGGAACAAGATGCTCTGAG CCAAAATTGCTagctggggctcagctggcCACAGTCTTGCCCTCCTGTGAGATCAACACAGCAAGAATCATTGTAGTTGTCCTGGCTATGTTATCCTGTGGTGCCATCTTCATTTGGGGTGCTCACTATTTCAAGCAAAATTACCAGTGA